Proteins from one Cyclopterus lumpus isolate fCycLum1 chromosome 11, fCycLum1.pri, whole genome shotgun sequence genomic window:
- the lrp12 gene encoding low-density lipoprotein receptor-related protein 12 — translation MALRTGCRRIPPVVYLLVLSGCISASQRNDNVYVSGISNACGDVAELLRASNGVITSPGWPFQYPARLNCSWNIRARPGDTITISFQDFDLQGSHRCSSDWMSISSYRSLDGLRVCGSSLPPPYISSQDHVWIHFHSDESLTGKGFRLSYITGKAEVSSCDVDQFHCSNGKCVPDWWRCNSMDECGDNSDEDLCVESPFSFQPCSLNQFPCLSRYTRIYTCLPHSLRCDGSIDCQDLGDEIDCDVPTCGEWLRNFYGSFSSPNYPDFYPPGSNCTWLIDTGDHRKVVLRFTDFKLDGTGYGDYVKVYDGLEENPRHLLRVLTAFDSRAPVAVVSSSGQLRVHFYADKINAARGFNVTYQVDGFCLPWEVPCGGNWGCYTEQQRCDGYWHCPNGRDELNCSTCQEDEFPCSRNGACYPRSDRCNYQNRCPNGSDEKNCFFCQPGNFHCKNNRCVFESWVCDAQDDCGDGSDEESCPVIVPTRVITAAVIGSLICGLLLVIALGCTCKLYSLRMFERRSFETQLSRVEAELLRREAPPSYGQLIAQGLIPPVEDFPVCSGSQASVLENLRLAVRSQLGFTSLRLPSSGRHSNLWRRLFTFSRSRRSGSLALVSADLEDSTGTVSSDLLSPDSDDTDTGGLGAVGGPVAPLPQKTPPSAAVEAVVFVTSSVTPTPTCGQGRDRLRENPPPSSPAPVVTPSPDPEQHSDASEFQAPPTSALQRLVQNLHRLARNLTRTSLNWQDQNWTNHSPLHHLETGISGSEAVEQRDNGEEEDVELLIPVSDFDSSSLLVTDIRQPLLEPYLSSTTGHAPRHNSGNRGGRDGPCEHCGMVHTAQIPDACLEATGKTESSDDELLLLC, via the exons ATGGCCCTCAGAACAGGCTGCAGGCGCATCCCGCCAGTGGTCTACCTGCTTGTACTGTCAG GATGCATTTCTGCATCTCAGAGAAATGACAATGTCTATGTGTCAGGGATTTCTAACG cCTGTGGTGATGTGGCAGAGCTCCTGCGGGCGTCCAACGGCGTCATCACCAGCCCCGGTTGGCCCTTTCAGTATCCGGCCAGACTGAACTGCAGCTGGAATATCAGAGCACGACCCGGAGACACCATCACCATCAG TTTCCAGGACTTTGACCTTCAGGGTTCCCATCGTTGCTCCTCGGACTGGATGTCCATCAGCAGCTACAGGAGCCTGGATGGGCTCCGGGTTTGTGGTTCCTCCTTGCCTCCACCTTATATCTCCTCCCAGGACCACGTCTGGATCCACTTCCACTCTGACGAAAGTCTGACGGGAAAAGGCTTTAGGCTCTCCTACATCACTG GTAAAGCAGAGGTCTCCAGCTGTGACGTGGACCAGTTCCACTGCTCTAATGGGAAGTGCGTCCCAGATTGGTGGCGCTGTAACTCCATGGACGAGTGTGGAGACAATTCTGATGAGGATCTGTGCGTTGAGTCTCCGTTCTCCTTCCAGCCCTGCAGTCTGAACCAGTTCCCCTGTCTGTCCCGCTACACCCGGATCTACACCTGTCTGCCCCACAGCCTGAGGTGTGACGGCAGCATCGACTGCCAG GACCTTGGGGATGAGATCGACTGTGACGTTCCCACTTGTGGAGAATGGTTGAGGAACTTCTACGGCTCCTTCAGCTCTCCAAACTACCCAGACTTTTACCCTCCAGGAAGTAACTGCACCTGGCTGATCGACACGGGAGACCATAGGAAg GTCGTCCTGAGGTTTACTGACTTTAAACTGGACGGGACGGGTTACGGCGACTACGTGAAGGTGTATGACGGCTTGGAGGAGAACCCTCGCCATCTCCTCAGGGTGCTGACTGCCTTCGACTCCAGAGCGCCTGTCGCTGTGGTTTCATCTTCCGGTCAGCTGCGAGTTCACTTCTACGCCGACAAGATCAATGCTGCCAGAGGCTTCAACGTCACCTACCAG GTGGACGGGTTCTGCCTGCCATGGGAGGTTCCATGTGGGGGTAACTGGGGCTGTTACACCGAACAGCAGCGCTGTGACGGGTACTGGCATTGCCCCAACGGTCGTGATGAGCTGAACTGTTCTACATGTCAGGAGGATGAGTTTCCCTGTTCCAGAAACGGAGCCTGTTACCCTCGATCGGACCGCTGCAATTATCAGAACCGCTGCCCTAATGGTTCTGACGAGAAGAACTGCTTCTTCTGCCAGCCCGGAAACTTCCACTGCAAG AACAACCGCTGTGTGTTTGAGTCGTGGGTGTGCGACGCTCAGGACGATTGCGGCGACGGCAGCGACGAGGAGAGTTGTCCCGTCATCGTTCCCACCCGAGTCATTACTGCCGCCGTCATTGGCAGCCTCATCTGTGGCCTCCTATTGGTCATAGCCCTCGGCTGCACCTGCAAGCTCTACTCACTGCGCATGTTTGAACGCAG GTCATTTGAGACCCAGTTGTCCAGAGTGGAAGCAGAGTTGCTTCGGAGGGAAGCCCCCCCCTCATATGGTCAACTGATCGCCCAGGGACTGATCCCACCTGTGGAGGATTTCCCAGTGTGCTCTGGGAGCCAG GCTTCCGTCCTGGAGAACCTCCGTCTGGCTGTGCGCTCTCAGCTCGGCTTCACCTCCCTGAGACTCCCTTCCTCGGGACGTCACAGCAACCTGTGGCGTCGTCTCTTCACCTTCTCGCGGTCGCGGCGGTCCGGTTCTTTGGCGCTTGTCTCTGCTGACCTGGAGGACAGCACCGGCACCGTGAGCTCAGACCTGCTGTCTCCGGACTCGGACGATACGGACACAGGGGGCTTGGGCGCAGTGGGCGGGCCCGTCGCCCCCCTCCCGCAAAAGACACCTCCCTCCGCCGCCGTGGAGGCGGTAGTATTTGTGACTTCCTCCGTGACCCCGACGCCCACCTGTGGGCAAGGTCGTGATAGGCTCAGAGAGAACCCGCCCCCATCAAGCCCTGCCCCCGTGGTAACTCCCAGTCCAGATCCTGAACAACACAGCGACGCCTCAGAGTTCCAGGCTCCGCCCACCTCTGCCCTGCAGCGACTGGTCCAGAACTTGCATCGCCTCGCCAGGAACTTGACCAGAACCAGCCTTAACTGGCAGGACCAGAACTGGACCAATCACAGTCCACTTCACCATCTGGAGACCGGTATAAGTGGGTCCGAGGCAGTAGAGCAGCGAGAcaacggagaagaagaagatgtggaGCTCCTGATCCCAGTCTCCGATTTCGACTCCTCCTCTTTACTTGTCACCGACATCCGGCAGCCGCTGCTAGAACCGTACCTTTCTTCTACCACAGGCCACGCCCCCCGCCACAATAGTGGAAACAGAGGAGGGCGGGACGGCCCCTGTGAACACTGTGGGATGGTCCACACGGCTCAGATCCCAGACGCCTGTCTGGAGGCCACGGGCAAAACGGAGAGCAGCGAcgacgagctgctgctgctgtgctaa
- the LOC117738594 gene encoding uncharacterized protein LOC117738594 isoform X3: protein MVPLWKQKSGRGDHPVIWPESVRCPGPPLGPQHQTCVPQKAHQRLFFLRTLKKNHLSSAILVNFYRCVIESILTNCVTVWYGSCSVTERKRLQRVKIAQHITGTPLPSIEEVQKKRRLRRARSILKDSSHPAHRLFSLRPSGRRFRSLWSRTSRLRNSFFPRAVTFLNSTPL, encoded by the exons ATG GTTCCTCTGTGGAAGCAGAAGTCTGGACGGGGAGATCATCCAGTCATCTGG CCTGAATCTGTACGCTGCCCAGGCCCTCCGCTCGGACCGCAACATCAAACCTGCGTACCACAG AAAGCTCACCAGCGCCTCTTCTTTCTgaggacactgaagaagaaTCACCTGTCTTCAGCCATCCTGGTGAATTTCTACCGCTGCGTGATCGAGAGCATCCTCACCAACTGCGTCACAGTCTGGTACGGCAGCTGCTCTGTCACGGAGCGCAAGAGGCTGCAACGGGTGAAGATCGCCCAGCACATCACAGGTACTCCACTCCCAAGCATTGAGGAGGTCCAGAAGAAACGCCGCCTGCGTCGAGCCCGCAGCATCCTGAAGGACTCTTCTCACCCGGCTCACAGACTGTTCTCCCTCCGGCCCTCAGGCAGGCGCTTCAGGAGCTTGTGGTCAAGGACCAGCCGTCTGAGGAACAGCTTTTTCCCCAGAGCTGTTACCTTtctgaactctacccccctctga
- the LOC117738594 gene encoding uncharacterized protein LOC117738594 isoform X1: protein MEPENCVYTSCYCEENVWKLCEFVRTEKTPPLDELFAVFISNENRMVPLWKQKSGRGDHPVIWPESVRCPGPPLGPQHQTCVPQKAHQRLFFLRTLKKNHLSSAILVNFYRCVIESILTNCVTVWYGSCSVTERKRLQRVKIAQHITGTPLPSIEEVQKKRRLRRARSILKDSSHPAHRLFSLRPSGRRFRSLWSRTSRLRNSFFPRAVTFLNSTPL from the exons ATGGAACCTGAGAACTGTGTTTATACGAGCTGTTACTG TGAAGAAAATGTTTGGAAGCTCTGTGAGTTTGTCAGAACGGAGAAAACTCCCCCGCTGGATGAATTGTTTGCGGTTTTCATCTCAAATGAGAACCGAATG GTTCCTCTGTGGAAGCAGAAGTCTGGACGGGGAGATCATCCAGTCATCTGG CCTGAATCTGTACGCTGCCCAGGCCCTCCGCTCGGACCGCAACATCAAACCTGCGTACCACAG AAAGCTCACCAGCGCCTCTTCTTTCTgaggacactgaagaagaaTCACCTGTCTTCAGCCATCCTGGTGAATTTCTACCGCTGCGTGATCGAGAGCATCCTCACCAACTGCGTCACAGTCTGGTACGGCAGCTGCTCTGTCACGGAGCGCAAGAGGCTGCAACGGGTGAAGATCGCCCAGCACATCACAGGTACTCCACTCCCAAGCATTGAGGAGGTCCAGAAGAAACGCCGCCTGCGTCGAGCCCGCAGCATCCTGAAGGACTCTTCTCACCCGGCTCACAGACTGTTCTCCCTCCGGCCCTCAGGCAGGCGCTTCAGGAGCTTGTGGTCAAGGACCAGCCGTCTGAGGAACAGCTTTTTCCCCAGAGCTGTTACCTTtctgaactctacccccctctga
- the LOC117738594 gene encoding protein N-terminal glutamine amidohydrolase-like isoform X2 has product MEPENCVYTSCYCEENVWKLCEFVRTEKTPPLDELFAVFISNENRMVPLWKQKSGRGDHPVIWDYHVVLLQIRLNSPSLVYDLDTELSFPCSLNLYAAQALRSDRNIKPAYHRKLRVVPADSFLLNFASDRSHMKNSDGSWRMPPPPYLPIRTTECQMNLEDFISMNPAVGWGRVFSLEHFLQQHMGDSSSSSSAAASSSSSS; this is encoded by the exons ATGGAACCTGAGAACTGTGTTTATACGAGCTGTTACTG TGAAGAAAATGTTTGGAAGCTCTGTGAGTTTGTCAGAACGGAGAAAACTCCCCCGCTGGATGAATTGTTTGCGGTTTTCATCTCAAATGAGAACCGAATG GTTCCTCTGTGGAAGCAGAAGTCTGGACGGGGAGATCATCCAGTCATCTGG GACTACCACGTGGTGTTGTTGCAGATCAGACTTAATTCTCCTTCTCTGGTTTATGATCTGGACACTGAGCTGTCGTTTCCCTGCAGCCTGAATCTGTACGCTGCCCAGGCCCTCCGCTCGGACCGCAACATCAAACCTGCGTACCACAG GAAATTGCGTGTTGTCCctgctgacagcttcctgttgaACTTTGCGTCGGATCGATCGCACATGAAGAACTCTGATGGGTCTTGGAGGATGCCCCCCCCACCCTATCTTCCCATACGAACCacag AGTGTCAGATGAACCTAGAAGACTTCATAAGTATGAATCCTGCTGTCGGATGGGGGCGGGTCTTCAGTCTGGAACACTTCCTACAGCAACACATGGGGgactcttcatcatcttcatcagcagcagcttcatcatcatcatcatcgtag